The following proteins are encoded in a genomic region of Magallana gigas chromosome 1, xbMagGiga1.1, whole genome shotgun sequence:
- the LOC117685237 gene encoding uncharacterized protein has product MLVILTLISKIKRIDINYNGALTACIQRDNTLTCEDFRELTSRTWRGVKILTVNRLSSGVNLKKFPALKKFKVMHSLVRCDDISGSEGIAVELEDEVCSMSSSVSQEVVSTTRSQPEVEATNAIVGIITGGILVLVIQCVGYGERQLPIQGPPRQRRPQPRPPQPPQPAAPLRRSMRNRRPVNRLQL; this is encoded by the exons ATGCTTGTGATTCTGACACTTATTTCCAAAATCAAGAGAATTGACATTAATTACAATG GAGCTTTGACTGCGTGCATCCAGAGAGACAACACACTGACATGCGAGGATTTCAGAGAATTAACCAGCAGGACATGGAGAGGCGTTAAAATTCTGACAGTCAACAGACTGAGCTCAGGAGTGAACTTAAAGAAATTTCCGGCTCTGAAGAAGTTCAAAGTCATGCACTCGCTCGTTAGATGTGATGACATCAGTGGGTCAGAGGGAATCGCAGTAGAACTTGAAGATGAAGTTTGCTCT ATGTCCAGTTCAGTTTCCCAAGAAGTCGTGAGTACCACCAGGTCCCAGCCAGAAGTGGAGGCGACAAATGCCATTGTTGGTATTATTACTGGAG GCATTTTGGTGTTGGTAATTCAGTGTGTCGGGTATGGGGAGAGGCAACTACCCATACAAGGCCCCCCTCGACAACGCCGTCCTCAACCACGCCCCCCTCAACCACCTCAGCCAGCTGCTCCTCTTAGAAGATCAATGAGAAATAGAAGACCAGTAAACAGATTGCAATTGTAG